The following coding sequences are from one Cardiobacteriaceae bacterium TAE3-ERU3 window:
- the rpe gene encoding ribulose-phosphate 3-epimerase — translation MSKQLPFWIAPSILSADFARLGEEVDAVLNAGADIVHFDVMDNHYVPNLTIGPMVCKALVDYGIKAPIDVHLMVSPVDDLIQQFADAGASYISFHPEASQHVDRSLQLIKNSGCKAGLVFNPATPLSYLDYVMDKVDLVLIMSVNPGFGGQAFIPAALDKLREARQRIDASGREIRLEIDGGVKPDNIAEIARAGADMFVAGSAIFNKPDYAVVIEEMRQKLADVRGE, via the coding sequence ATGTCTAAACAATTGCCTTTTTGGATCGCGCCATCCATTTTGTCAGCAGATTTTGCCCGCCTCGGCGAAGAAGTCGATGCGGTACTTAATGCTGGTGCGGATATCGTCCATTTCGATGTGATGGATAATCACTATGTGCCAAATCTGACCATTGGCCCAATGGTGTGTAAGGCGCTGGTAGATTATGGCATCAAAGCACCAATCGATGTGCATTTGATGGTGTCTCCGGTTGATGACTTGATTCAGCAGTTTGCTGATGCCGGTGCGTCGTATATTTCATTTCATCCAGAGGCAAGCCAGCATGTCGATCGTTCACTACAGCTGATCAAAAATAGCGGCTGTAAAGCAGGGTTGGTATTTAATCCGGCAACGCCACTGAGCTATCTTGACTACGTAATGGATAAGGTTGATCTGGTATTGATTATGTCGGTTAATCCTGGTTTTGGCGGTCAGGCATTTATTCCTGCAGCACTGGATAAGCTGCGTGAAGCTCGCCAGCGTATTGATGCTAGTGGGCGTGAGATTCGCCTTGAGATTGATGGTGGGGTGAAGCCGGATAATATTGCCGAAATTGCCCGCGCTGGTGCGGATATGTTTGTCGCTGGGTCGGCAATTTTCAATAAGCCGGATTACGCTGTGGTGATTGAAGAAATGCGCCAGAAATTAGCGGACGTACGTGGCGAGTAA